In a genomic window of Paraburkholderia sp. HP33-1:
- a CDS encoding enoyl-CoA hydratase/isomerase family protein, whose translation MNISDYKALLLERDGSVLTVTLNRPETLNAFDEQMDIEMSRLFLDVAEDTETRVVVLTGAGRAFSAGGDIEHMQQVIDNPTLFLEGMQRAKKIVFSMLDCPKPVIAKINGHAIGLGATIALFSDLSYAANHAKIGDPHVKVGFVAGDGGAVIWPQLVGYAKAKEYLLTGDLVTAEEAARLGLINHAVPADELDAIVDAMAKRLANGASRAIQWTKASINIGLKQLAHSILDASIAYEALSNLTEDHQEAVNAFREKREPVFKGR comes from the coding sequence ATGAATATTTCGGACTATAAGGCGTTACTGCTCGAACGCGATGGCAGCGTCCTGACGGTTACGCTCAACCGCCCTGAAACGTTGAACGCGTTCGACGAGCAAATGGACATCGAGATGTCGCGGCTTTTTCTCGATGTCGCCGAAGATACGGAGACCCGTGTCGTGGTGTTGACGGGCGCCGGGCGGGCGTTTAGCGCGGGCGGCGATATCGAGCATATGCAGCAGGTCATCGACAATCCGACGCTGTTTCTCGAAGGCATGCAGCGCGCGAAGAAAATTGTTTTTTCCATGCTCGATTGTCCGAAGCCGGTCATTGCGAAGATCAACGGTCATGCGATTGGTCTTGGCGCGACGATCGCGCTGTTCTCGGATCTGAGCTATGCGGCCAATCACGCGAAGATTGGCGATCCGCACGTGAAAGTCGGCTTCGTGGCGGGCGACGGCGGCGCGGTGATCTGGCCGCAGCTCGTAGGCTACGCGAAGGCCAAGGAATACCTCTTGACGGGCGACCTCGTCACCGCGGAAGAGGCGGCGCGACTGGGTCTCATCAATCATGCGGTGCCCGCCGACGAGCTGGATGCCATCGTCGACGCCATGGCGAAGCGTCTCGCAAACGGCGCTTCGCGCGCTATCCAGTGGACCAAGGCGTCGATCAACATCGGCCTGAAGCAACTTGCGCATTCCATTCTCGACGCGTCGATTGCCTACGAGGCGCTGTCGAACCTGACGGAAGATCATCAAGAGGCGGTCAACGCGTTTCGCGAGAAACGCGAGCCGGTGTTCAAGGGACGTTGA
- a CDS encoding SDR family NAD(P)-dependent oxidoreductase, producing MQRVVAITGGFGALGRTVGSVFAENGWKVALIDKAHAPENASAESLHASWWQGGVELTDLDAARSALSAVAGQLGKLDAIVNVAGGFRWETLADGSLDTWDLMYRMNVRTAATASKAALDFMNDGADGGRIINIGAGAALKAGVGMGAYAASKSGVMRLTEALAEELKGRSVTVNAILPGIIDTPQNRKDMPDADFSRWVRPEEIANVILFLASGAASGITGALIPVTGRT from the coding sequence ATGCAACGGGTAGTGGCGATAACGGGTGGATTCGGCGCGTTGGGGCGCACAGTTGGCAGCGTGTTTGCTGAAAACGGCTGGAAGGTTGCACTTATCGACAAGGCGCATGCGCCAGAGAACGCGAGCGCGGAGAGCCTTCACGCTTCGTGGTGGCAAGGCGGCGTCGAGCTGACTGATCTCGATGCGGCGCGCTCGGCGCTCTCCGCGGTCGCCGGGCAGCTTGGCAAGCTCGACGCGATCGTCAATGTAGCGGGGGGCTTTCGTTGGGAAACGCTGGCGGACGGCAGTCTCGACACGTGGGATCTGATGTACCGAATGAACGTGCGCACGGCGGCGACTGCGTCGAAAGCGGCGCTCGACTTCATGAACGACGGCGCGGACGGCGGGCGCATCATCAATATTGGAGCGGGCGCTGCGCTGAAGGCGGGCGTGGGCATGGGAGCGTATGCGGCCTCGAAGTCGGGGGTAATGCGTTTGACCGAGGCGCTGGCCGAAGAACTCAAGGGCCGTTCCGTTACGGTCAACGCTATCTTGCCAGGCATCATCGATACGCCGCAAAACCGCAAGGATATGCCCGACGCCGACTTCTCCCGCTGGGTGCGGCCTGAAGAAATCGCCAACGTGATTCTCTTTCTCGCGTCGGGCGCTGCGTCGGGGATAACGGGCGCGTTGATTCCTGTCACCGGGCGGACGTAA
- a CDS encoding MFS transporter, which produces MQAEVLSQQAHRAQPVAGPPRGFTMAIVLAAVAASSGITVIYTVLVTLYKAFPASDSVSWTVTAYWLGAAVFAAVSGRLGDLLGYRRILLVVMSVAGAGAVVAACATDVGMLVAGCAMQSIAAGITPLSIGLVRENLPPARVPAAVGLISAAGMVSAGLIYICAGVVVDHYSWQGGFWFKVALCVVAVVAVRAWAPPSPPNPGVRIDYVRGLAFAPALCAILFAVQQIRTWGLGDPRLWGLIVGGMIALGLWARHQHRARHPLINVRLLKTREVVLANACMAFLAAGAMQLGQVFSLLAQQPAGSHAGFGLSATTAGILMFSINIAALVASPWSGRVATRYKARPAALIGMLILALAWSSLIVLHRSLLLFVPGAVLCSFGLAFASTALYNQIVETTPAHQTGEATGMLYVFFSCFFAVGAQAVFALLRSATTGHDGASFPADSGYVSVFVYIACSSIAGMLIAYMLPKRRSQ; this is translated from the coding sequence ATGCAAGCCGAAGTCCTCTCCCAGCAGGCACACCGGGCGCAACCCGTAGCCGGTCCACCGCGCGGGTTCACGATGGCGATCGTGCTTGCCGCGGTAGCGGCCTCGTCTGGCATCACCGTCATCTATACCGTGCTGGTCACGCTGTACAAGGCCTTTCCTGCGTCGGACTCTGTGAGTTGGACCGTGACCGCATACTGGCTCGGCGCGGCCGTCTTTGCCGCAGTGAGCGGACGCCTCGGTGACCTGTTGGGCTACCGCCGAATCCTGCTCGTGGTGATGTCAGTCGCTGGGGCCGGCGCAGTCGTGGCGGCATGCGCTACCGATGTCGGCATGCTCGTCGCGGGGTGTGCAATGCAATCGATCGCGGCAGGCATCACGCCGCTCTCCATCGGACTGGTTCGTGAGAACCTGCCACCCGCCAGGGTGCCTGCCGCGGTGGGATTGATCAGCGCGGCAGGAATGGTATCGGCGGGGCTGATTTACATCTGCGCCGGCGTCGTCGTGGATCACTATTCGTGGCAGGGTGGCTTCTGGTTCAAAGTCGCGCTTTGCGTCGTGGCTGTCGTGGCGGTACGCGCGTGGGCGCCGCCGTCGCCACCGAATCCCGGGGTACGGATCGACTACGTTCGAGGGCTCGCGTTCGCCCCTGCACTTTGCGCCATCCTCTTTGCAGTGCAGCAAATCCGCACGTGGGGGCTCGGCGATCCGCGCCTGTGGGGCTTGATCGTTGGCGGGATGATCGCGCTCGGACTCTGGGCACGCCATCAACACCGGGCGCGTCATCCGCTCATCAACGTGCGTCTGCTGAAGACGCGCGAAGTGGTATTGGCTAATGCATGCATGGCATTCCTCGCGGCAGGGGCCATGCAACTAGGACAGGTTTTCTCTCTGCTCGCCCAGCAACCTGCTGGCTCGCACGCCGGATTCGGGCTGAGCGCAACGACGGCTGGAATACTGATGTTCAGCATCAATATTGCGGCGCTGGTCGCGAGCCCGTGGAGCGGCCGCGTTGCCACCCGTTACAAGGCCCGTCCCGCTGCCTTGATCGGCATGCTCATTCTGGCCTTGGCCTGGTCCTCTCTGATCGTGCTTCATCGCAGCCTGCTGCTGTTCGTTCCAGGTGCGGTGTTGTGTTCTTTCGGCCTCGCCTTCGCGAGCACGGCGCTGTACAACCAGATCGTGGAAACGACGCCTGCGCATCAGACAGGCGAGGCTACAGGCATGCTCTACGTGTTCTTCTCGTGTTTCTTCGCAGTAGGCGCCCAAGCGGTATTTGCGCTGCTGCGCAGCGCGACAACGGGGCACGACGGTGCATCGTTTCCCGCCGATAGCGGCTATGTTTCGGTATTCGTTTACATAGCCTGCAGTTCAATTGCCGGAATGCTGATCGCTTACATGCTGCCAAAGCGACGTAGTCAATGA
- a CDS encoding amidohydrolase family protein gives MQTYQGKIYDADTHFYEVEDAFSRYLPEQFKKDWSFTSRVTADGNRCMYVGDRKVEISEGYTSAEGHVPPPGKLHEWLRAMKDGKDNVDMRVPPTPDMFNRDARLQKMDQFGVEACTMYIGEMVACISYLNEPVAANAVLHAYNRWMLEDWGFNYKDRIYTTPVVTLDDLDAAVAEAKWLVANGVRVILMPMGPFNGRAPADPYFDPFWSILNEAGVRVTFHVSEAIYMKDHMAVWGEPVQQSRQRQTAFVWMHGYGERPVMETLSSFIFYNFFERFPRVKLCSAENGAEWVPSLLIKMDKCRGMAKNGYWPCGQLKKRPSQIFKENVFVVAYPEDDIAQIIAQTGSSDFLLMGSDYPHAEGVPEPKDFASEACTGLSEEDTRKIMYDNGRRFVPLHV, from the coding sequence ATGCAAACATATCAAGGGAAGATCTACGACGCCGACACGCACTTTTACGAAGTCGAGGACGCATTCAGTCGCTACTTGCCCGAGCAGTTCAAGAAGGACTGGTCGTTCACCAGCCGCGTCACCGCAGACGGCAACCGTTGCATGTATGTCGGCGACCGCAAGGTGGAAATCAGCGAAGGCTACACCTCGGCCGAGGGGCACGTGCCGCCGCCGGGCAAACTGCATGAATGGCTGCGTGCGATGAAGGATGGCAAGGATAACGTCGACATGCGGGTGCCTCCGACGCCGGACATGTTTAATCGCGACGCGCGTCTCCAGAAGATGGATCAATTTGGCGTCGAGGCCTGCACGATGTACATCGGCGAAATGGTCGCGTGTATTTCGTATCTCAACGAGCCGGTCGCGGCGAACGCGGTTCTTCATGCATACAACCGCTGGATGCTGGAAGACTGGGGCTTCAACTACAAGGACCGCATCTACACGACGCCGGTCGTCACGCTCGACGATCTCGATGCGGCTGTCGCCGAGGCCAAGTGGCTCGTTGCAAACGGCGTGCGCGTGATCCTTATGCCGATGGGGCCATTCAATGGCCGCGCGCCGGCGGATCCTTACTTCGATCCGTTCTGGTCGATTCTGAACGAGGCCGGTGTGCGCGTGACGTTCCACGTGTCGGAAGCGATCTACATGAAGGATCATATGGCGGTGTGGGGCGAACCGGTGCAGCAGTCGCGGCAGCGTCAAACCGCCTTCGTCTGGATGCACGGCTACGGCGAGCGTCCGGTGATGGAGACGCTGTCATCGTTCATCTTCTATAACTTCTTCGAGCGTTTCCCGCGCGTCAAGTTGTGCAGCGCGGAAAACGGCGCGGAATGGGTGCCTTCGCTGCTCATCAAAATGGACAAGTGCCGGGGGATGGCGAAGAATGGCTACTGGCCGTGCGGTCAGCTGAAGAAACGCCCGAGCCAGATCTTCAAGGAAAATGTCTTCGTGGTCGCGTATCCGGAGGACGACATCGCCCAGATCATCGCTCAAACGGGTTCGTCGGACTTCCTGTTGATGGGCTCCGACTATCCGCACGCGGAAGGTGTGCCGGAACCGAAGGACTTCGCGTCGGAAGCGTGCACCGGGCTTTCCGAAGAAGATACGCGCAAGATCATGTACGACAACGGCCGCCGGTTCGTTCCGCTGCACGTGTAA